Part of the Lytechinus variegatus isolate NC3 chromosome 16, Lvar_3.0, whole genome shotgun sequence genome, ttctaaaaacaaatcagtcaaaaatgactagttaatagggtcaactgggagcaactgttattctagtcatattttctAGTCGTAGTTTACTAGAACaaagttatttctgactagaatataatttagaaatgtgactagacatatcagttgcacccagcttaATACTGGTCTAGTCAGTTTGACTGagttgttttaagagtgtaggaGTCTCTGTCTACAACAAAAATTGGACTTTGATCTTTCcatcatctgcaaataaaatgacAGTTTTCGTCAAGTTCATTCTTTTTACCCGGCTTTTCTCCCTCCTATACTTTCTTCCTGTGCATAGGAGAGCGTGCCAGCTGCAGTCAACGATGAGAACCTCGGCAACAACATTCATTTACCAAGTCTTTTGCCAAATGGCGCCCCCTACCGGTTTGGTCTGCATATCAGGCGGGATGATTTGGGCTACAGAATCGCCAGAATCTTCAAGAATACAATCGCACATCATGCCAAGCTTGAGTACGATGTTTTTTGAGCAATCTAATTTTTATAAGTGTGATGTTATTCACAGTAATATATTTCTTCAATACGAAgctatttgttgattttgatgaaCGAGGTGACATGAAATTTGCATTGATCGAGCTGGGGAGGGTTTCATCAACACTTAatgtccaacaagttgtcagatgagacaactttccttgattttggttGGCTGAGGAGcacagttcctatggtaactgttatATAAACCTAatgacttgtcagataaaatgtccTTTATGAAAAGCTCCCCTGTGATAGAGTGGGGGATTTTGGCTTATATGTCTTACGAAAATTATGATCAAAACACTATATATTCtccatatgtttttttttaatatagggAGAACGACATCCTGACTCATCTCAATGATGTTGACCTTTCTGCGACAAACATTGTAAAGGTCATTTCCCTTTTCTCAAGAGTTGGAAACCCGTTTTCACTGGTAAGTCATTCTTGAATTCTCATAGTGATAATAAATTCATACAGCCAAAGTAAACGAAGGATTCAAAAGATAGCATAAACTATGtgcataattatcataattatacattttataGGGATGCGATACCAGATGGATTTGAGTAATTTTAACCATTATGAACATACCTACACGTTGGCTGGTGTAGATGACCACAAGTTCAATTTTTAGAGTCGACATGTCGTCCCTCACGCATGGACACAATATTGTTTCATTGCATTATAGGCCTATTGTGgacatcaaatcaaataaagtatCTTTGAATAAGCATGAAAGTTTCTatcttgttttattattattttgtaatattttattcttAGTTAAAACAAATGggaataattcattttattcctaatggtttttattacaatgaaaatgtttgtttattatattaggttcaaaaattattataccTGTATGCgtttctccttcttttcattcaatatatacataaaatgcaacaatacaaaaaaatcacctacgtaaaaaaaatcaatacctATAACAACAGTCATGAACCCCGTCACCGACAACTTGGCAACAACTTCAAAACATGATTGACTTTTATCAAAAATATCAACCCGACCAATAACCCGGGCCAATAACGTTCAAACCACCCCACACAAACAACAATGACAACAAACGACCAAATAGACAATTCTCCGAGAATTGGAATCGTGTGAAAGAATAGAGATCGTCATTCAAATCACCATTGAAATAAACGGTaaatattttgtctttaaaaaatctagttaccatggttacactgcaaaaactgtggtgttaacccgtgtacatagaggaccacaccagttattttacaccgatgttaaattggtggtgttagttttacacctataggtgttgttacaacaccttttgctgttacactctttggtgttatgtttaatctctagggtgtaattttaacacctcagggttacacagcaaaaactgtggtgttaaccggtgtacatagaagaccacaccagttattttacaccggtgttaaattggtggtgttagttttacgcCTATAGGTGTTGTTACAACAatttttgttgttacatttacactctttggtgttatgtttaatctctagggtgtaatttttaaCACCTCAAGGTTTGGTCctttattaacaccaattggtgtcagttttaacactgcagtttttacagtgtatggcACTTTACCATGATGAGAGAACTGAACTTTTATAAAATAGTACAACGGATCAAAAAGATAGTAATCCCAGTTCTCTCTGTGTTCCATTTGTCACTTTTTATTAATTGTAAATCTttgagctttaaaaaaaaagaagttagattgattttcaatttcaaattacgGACTgggtttttgtttgttttgatgaTTATTGGTCCAATAATAATGACTTAAGAAGAAaagtaacaacaacaaaaagaatTAGTAAAAGGAGTAAAAtgggaaaaagaggaagaagaatagcgaaaaaaaacaaaagagaggTACAAGGACGAGGaataataagaaagaaagaagaagaagatgaggaggaagaagaagaagaagaaaggaaggaaggagaagtagaagtagtagtagtataagggtagtagtagtagtagtcagtagtagtagtagaagtagtagtagtagtaaaagaagaagaagaggaagaaggagaaataTACGCCAAATCAAgtgtaaacaataattgattactaatcaaattttttttaaaatctttatcGCTTATAGggtaatttaatgattttttttatatctgtcTAGATATCGAACAGTCCATCGACTTCAAGGTCACAGTCAGGGGTACACATTACATCCGGGACACCAATGATACATTGACAACCTATTACATCACTCAAGACCCGGATGGTGAATCGGAGCAATACGTCAACATGGAATCGAATGGCAGTTTGGTCATGGGCTCCGATCAAAGTGAGCTAATATGCAGATCAGGGATATAATCAGGGGGCGgcgattttattattattattattttgtttcatttttttttttgggggggggggtggcaagaTGACCAATAGgtttatttaaatcattatagAGTTACTTTCAACCATGACCCTTGTTGATGTAAATTTATTCCAAATGCCCATATTCATTACATTTTGAGAATGTGTTTGCTTGCGCGTCATTCTGCTGTGAATGGTTTTGATACATCAACACGTTTTCCCctccatttttttgtttttaaagatgcTGCCTCGTTTGTTTTGGAGAAGTACTTCACGATCTTCGCTGATGATTCGTTCCCAGTGATCCTCAAAACGTCCGATGGCAGACGTGCATTTAGTTTCACTCAAGAAAGGATGATGGTAAGACGTGGcgatccaagggggggggggggtgatgcgCGACTTTTTTGTCAGTACTTGGGCACCCGACACGAGAGGGCTTTTTGGAGGCTTTGATTCAGACTATTGGTCTTGTATATTTTCAGAGTCTTGCCtcaattctttataaaaaaaaccttgtaaAATCTTTCTAGACGAGAATCGATACTGCGTTCATGAACTCGATTGCGTATAGCCATAAAGAGGCATATTAATAGATATTGAGCTGATCAGTGGGTCGGAAATTACGCTGTATCCTAATGTTTCGTGTCGATGTGAATATTTATGAGGCGCAGTCTGGCTAAATAATCCCTATTATAGTCGTTCCCGTAGAAAGTTACGGCTAGAGTACCTACATACTCTAGTTACGGCTAAGGTATACTGCCCTCTCGCGTTGGGTACACAAGATCTGACGTGGGGGGAGTCGTATCCGGGGGCATGACTGTCATCTTCAATTTTTCTCTGGGACCACCCCCCCCATCGATTTAAAACATACCAATATTACTATAACTATATATTCTCGTCATATTTTGTATAGATTTTGTATTTACTCATATATATTCTCGTCATATTTTGTATAGATTTTGTATTTACTCATTTGTCCAAAATATAAGGTGTGATGGAAGTACAACTATTAATGTCGGgtcataaggtgtgcggtggccttaagacaTTCTAATATCAATCACTTTCCTGAAATCGATAAGAAATTATGCTCCGTTATGTATACTTTGATTCCAATGCACGCAGAATCCACGGGTCTGATATTAAGTTATACTTATACACTACTCtgctaatactaatactactactactacttactgaCAACaactactcctcctactactactactactactactactactactactactactactactactactactactactactactactactactactactactactactactactactatactactactactactactcctcctactactattcgtactacatctactactatactacaaATTATAcgttcatattttatttgttattttcttacAGCCGTTTAATCTAAGGCAGATAAGGAATTATATGATGAATGCTTCAGTCGATAATGACGGATCCTCTGTGTTTGAGCAGTTGTGCAGACAAGGTAATGAAGTttgtttccccttttttcaaGTTTAAGATTAAAGTATAATGTTAATAGTGTTCAAGTTTAAAGTACTGATGATAAAATTTAAGTTTTCAAGGTGATATCACACTTACTAATTGCACATCAAGAATAAACAGCAACAACAACGACACAATGTTATTCAAATCAGAGCTTATTTACGTTTGcccaaaagattttttttttgcccaagCAATTTTTAGTCTCTCGTCTTTTGTCCCAAATATTTTCCATTATCCAttgcattttatataaaaaaaattcttagaaAGATTTCGAGCATGCTTACTTTTCACATTTATCCCCCAATATATATTAGATTGGTAACTTAATTTGCGGCCCCTATTAAGCAAGTCTGTTTCTTCTTGAAAACGTAAATAGCGATCGACTGTTATATAATTTATCACTCATGATCTATCAGCTCGAAAACTCGAGCTTGCTGATTGAAACACCATAGTTTCTAGATGTAATGACCATACACACCAGGACGAACAGATATATTTTACAATGAGGAACTGTTTCTTGTTACTATATTGATAATGTATACTTAAGTGGCTTATATGATAGGCATACATTGATAATTATCGGAATGGGAATAGGcacctccccccctcccccgaaatCAATCGTTTGGGTTTACTCTGCATATATCAAAAGTATACAAGTTCATAGACATGCTGATtgctacatatttttttatcgaAAATACACATAGTCCAATTAAATGACATTTGTTATGATGCAACGCGAgtgagcggagcaagcgagctgTAAGATGTTCAATCCATGGCTGCAGAATTTGCCGGACGAGGGAATTAGTAGGCCTACTTGCATGCCGAtggggaagagaaagaagaaagaaggaaaatcaaggaaagaagTTGAAAGAatcaaaaagagaaagaagaggaaataaaaaggcTTTCCTTTTTGTtaagttgtttttgttttccctctttccttttatttcgccttttttttacattttcggTTAATTTCATCTTCTTTCCTTCGTCCAAAGTCGCACTTTATACCATAAACCATATTTACGAAAATTGAAGATTCGATATATCCTTTTAATTCATGATATAATACCCGGGATATTTAATATTCATCTGTTCACTTTCTTTGAAAAGATGGTGTCAGCAACCGAAACTTCCTGAATAATTCTGATGGCCAGATCGTCGTGTCAGCATTTGAAGACCGCGACTCCGTGTCGACGACGGCACGATTCGTCTTATATTCGGCGGATGAGGAATCAACTCGTACGTCCTCAACCGGAAGTGACGAAGAAGGGCCGAGGCACTCGAATGGACGACCGCGACCGTATTAAGGAATCTTGAAAAGTGCACTCTaccatggtggctcagtggtagagcgcccgcctcatggacgggaggtcgtgggttcgatccccggccgagtcataccaaagacttataaaaatgggaccttctgccttcttgcttggcgctcagcatttagaatggagaagggtaataataacatattatgttatgcagggcccgctggaagaacagcttacagctgagagtggctaccttgggtaaataagagttattattattattatcccccCACGCGCCACAAAATTGGTGTTTATATACCATTCCAGGTGACAATTTCATAAACATTATAAAGTTGTTTGGAAGTTAGAGAGCAACTGCATGGTGACTTAATTGCTGAATCGTATACCAACAAACGCTTTTTTTCCCTACAGCCCTAATCAAACTTGAAAAGTATAGAAATTTTCATCCAGAATGATTGTTAAAAATGGGAATTGGAAACTATACAAGGATTGGATTTGAACTGTAGTTGATAGTTGCGAATTAAAACCACTGAGAATGTGGTACCCGTCTTACACAAAAatgttgcgattgatccgatcaagcacaactatggaaagccagcaacgtcaacattataaaatgcatgtttgttcaaaatgttttctagatacgATGTATGTTCATATACAGACATcgttttcttgacatttcagtATGGCCATCTTTGTTAACAAAAGGACAATTTGCCGAATTATACTGTAGGAAAAATTATGGCAATGatcgatggatttccataattGAGGCTaaattggatcaatcacaactctgtGAGACGGATATTCCTGGATATACTCTTTGCAGCTCTGTGATTATACAATGAGACAATGCTCAGATGCTTCcattaataatcataaaaaaaacaagttagaGAGGAagctacattttatttttttcacaaggaATCAATGGTTgcaataaagagagaaagagagagagaggggggggggggggtaggggagaAGGGAGAAAGAAGTGGGGAGTGAGAGATTAGTGGGACTATTCATTAATGTTAGAtgatacttaaaggtcaagtccacctcagaaaaatgttgatttgaatcaatagaaaaaaatcagacaagcacaatgctgaaaatttcatcaaaatcggatgtaaaataagaaagttatgacatttcaaagtttcgcttattttcaacaaaatagttatacgaacgagccagttacatccaaatgagagagtcgatgatgtcactcactcactatttcttttgtttttttattgtttgaattatacaatatttcaatttttacgaattttacgattaggacctccttgcctgaagcacaaaatgttaaaataatggaattccacgtgttcagggaggaatgaaacttcatttcacatgacaatgacgagaaaatgaaaatatttcatatttcatataataaaatacaaaagaaatagtgagtgagtgatgtcatcaactctctcatttggatgtaactgggtcgttcatataactattttgttgaaaataagcgaaactttaaaacagtataactttcttattttacatccgattttgatgaatttttcagtgttatgcttgttgaatttttctctttttattcaaatcaagtttttgttggggtagacttgtcctttaaatataatTCAATGTATTCAATTCCAACAAAtatcaaacaatcatttttgtattaatattgAATGATAGAATAAAAGTTATAGAATATTTACATGCAAGTTTGaatttttcttataaaatatcTATATGCACAATAaagtaatatgcaaatgagaggattgatgatgtcacttactCAGTATGTCTGTTGTTTTATGATAGAaaatagaatgtttttcttGGCAGATTTGGAAATATTAAGGTTGCGTCTAtgtataaatcattaaaaaagttGCAAAAATGGTAATTCCAATATCTTTCATGGATGACTCAAGCCTTGTTTCACACTAAAGATTAAtttatttcgtatttcatataatatattacaaaatgaatagtgagCACATGCACAGGTGCATCATCGGTCCCtgcatttgcataccgaccagaaagtgtatataaataaatattgtcaCGTGATATTTTGAGATCATAACTGCTTTTATTtcgcatccgattttgatgattttttatcaGCGTtcaatcaatttgatttttttttcttttcttttcattttttttcagttcatttatttttctcctgcATAACAATGTATTATGGTAACAGAAATATAACAAAGAAGTTTGGACAATAAATCAGATATATACATCATTAAACATAAATCACTTGCGTATATACAGGCGCATATGCAGGGGGGGTACAGAGGTTCAACCAACCCccctttttgcttgtcaaatttccatTCTTCTCGAAcaccccctttcaaaaatcctgcgtacgttACTGCTTGTGGTATTATTGAAAGCGAAATGCTTAATTAAATGAGCAGAATGAATGACAAGAACGATtgaaatactttaaaaatagaagaaaaacagTTGTGATAGCATTAACATTCATGATGAAAAAACAACGATAacggtggtggtgttgatgatgacgataatgacgacgacgatgatgatgataatgatgatgatggtataaTGGtcgtgacgatgatgatgatgataatgctgctgctgatgatggtggtgttgatgatgatgatggtggtgatgatgatgatggtggtgatgatgatgataatgatgatgatgatggtgatgatgataatgatgatgatggtggtgatgatgatgatgatgatggtgatgatgatgaaggggCTGCTATTAATGGTATAGTATATGATAAGgatgaaatgataatgatagaatCTGATGTGTAAATGATATAATAGTagaaaaatgaatatcaaattcaaatcgTTTTTTTTTGACTGGGGACACTTATCCTTTGAACATTTGAGATAAATATATATGGCCATGTCCTAGCTTATATTGATCTTTGATACTACATGCTCAAAATATAAACAGTTAGATGGCTTAACATCATCAAGTCAGTCAACCAATCTGTCGGTCGATCAATAAATGCGCGGACTTACCAATTAACCAGTCAGTCTACATGGTCAAGTCAGCATGGTCAGTAAGccccactcactcactcactcactcacagTCAATCACTCAGTTATTTACGTACTCACTCAGTCATTCACTCACTTGATCAATCAAAGCTTtgctcactcactcactcactcagtTACCCACGCACAGTCACACCCTCACTCATGCACTGAGTCACAGTCACACCCTCACTCACTCACACACTcagtcactcactcactcactcactcggATCAGTCCGACACATTTACTCACTCGATCACTCAGTCATTCACTCACTGATCAGTCATGGCTTtgctcactcactcactcacttacacacacactcactcGATCAGTTACCCACGCACACCCACCCATCCTCACTCACTCACTTGGCATTACTCGATCACTAACTCAGTTACTCACTCACACTGCACCTTCACACACTCACTCAACCACACACTAAGTTACACACAAACTCTCActcacacactcactcactcactgatCACACACTCGTGAACTCGATCATTCAATGACCAACCATCTCATTATATGAGGAAAAATATATGGGTGTATATCAATCAATTCGTAATCTTATAGTTTTACTTATCGTGAACTTTTGGGATTTCCTAGTATAAATGTACAGACCACAGCAAAAGATGATATAAATACTATACTTTtgtaatgttacataatttcaattttcatattcaatttgTTATTGATGTTTACTTTAtctatatttatcattatttcttcaaaaaaatattacgGGGAAAATTTTCCATCCCTAACCCCATACATTACATCATAGGCGgaggaagcgggggggggggaggtcccccgtaaatttttaattgataaccttttttttgcttgtcaatttttttcctgcacctccctaaattcaggtggacccctcctaaaatttttgtgGTCCCCCCTGAAATTTTGGTTAATAACCCTTTCGTTATCATCCACAAGTCAGAGTTGCACGACTTCTTCAAACACATCAACAACCAAGACGTGAATATCAAGTTAACAAATTTTATACATGTGTCTATCCcgaaatttcaggtggaccccccctagcggcttccgccgccaatgcattATATCCATAGTATTAAAAAAGTAGTTTTACACGGTCCCCTATGATCTCCCtctttttgaatatttcaattgaaaatttcaccaaaatcggatgaaaaataagaaaagtagggtaatgacattttaaagttttgcttatcattattattttttcttcacaaaatagttatctCATTGATATGTAagtgagagagtcaatgatgtccgggatgatgtcactatttatttcttaaaaatcatgtttactgctatgcaatatttcatttttcgaCAATATGTATCCTCTTGATTGAACCACATTGACAACATGTTTTCAAAAAGTGCATTTTTCCTCATGTTCTGGGAAGAATAAAATTTTAATTCACATGAGAAACTGAGGTGATAACTCGACAAAATCAATGATGCGGAGCCGGAGATCGAGAGCGCGCAAGCTGCGATGATATATGCGATTTGGACTTTGGATTGAATGCATAAAAAGTACCGTACCAATACCGTAGCAGTACGAGACGTTTCTCGAGATGTTTCTCAACGACAATCGTAGGATCTTTTCTTTGTCCTGCATGCTTTATGTAGAAGTACCATACGACAATTGCTCATAAATACGATTCAGGGATCGACTGTGTAATTGTAATCAGTTGTTATCGGCACGGGATAATTTAATTTTGACACTGGACTCTGGAGTCGTGAATCTACGTGGTTATAGCGGGAACCATCTTCGTTTCCTCCCGGAACTTCCGCGCTTCACAAACTGAAATTCCGTTCCCGGTATTGCCCAGCGGCTATGACTCACGAGACCAGCATCATCAGCTAGTCTGAGACAGAATTTGAACACCCACATTACCAGGGTTGCATCAGGGAGTTGCCTGGTTGCATCACTGTTTCCCATTGGCATTAACTGGTGAGTGGGGTCGGTGTGATACcgtttatttcattatctatttgGCTGAGGCCTTGCCTAAGCTCAATCAAATTTGAAACCGTCTGAAGATCCAGTGCAGTAGCACTAGCAGCAAGCCAGGAGTAATTAAATAGGATCTATCGATCGAGGCTAGCCCTAGTATATTAATTACCTCGCAATATGTGAGAGTGGCCCTAGGCCTAGTCATGACTCTACCTAACTTGTTAGGTGAGTAGCATACTGTAGTTTCAAGACTGAATGTTAATCATGTATAATATATTGTGATCTAATATAGGGCCTAGATCTAGAATACTGTTATTTTAGTTTGATTACttttagtcttgaggacgcaatgatgatgactttTTAAATACTGTCTAGGCCTATTATAATTATATACTTATTATGtgacatttatttaaaaaagtcattatcattgcgtcctcaagactaactTTTACATTACTAAAATCTCAATGAATTTTGGAGttcgctttaatttcatattatcctaataat contains:
- the LOC121429527 gene encoding uncharacterized protein LOC121429527; translated protein: MMSIDTSALGMTDDMITEKTVIDDTDGVHDLLPDVVHTAMRGIAGGLGKIGDSVDELVDEITDSFNHVMKSFAFSIPFNQESVPAAVNDENLGNNIHLPSLLPNGAPYRFGLHIRRDDLGYRIARIFKNTIAHHAKLEENDILTHLNDVDLSATNIVKVISLFSRVGNPFSLTILRELESCERIEIVIQITIEINDIEQSIDFKVTVRGTHYIRDTNDTLTTYYITQDPDGESEQYVNMESNGSLVMGSDQNAASFVLEKYFTIFADDSFPVILKTSDGRRAFSFTQERMMPFNLRQIRNYMMNASVDNDGSSVFEQLCRQGNEVYGVSNRNFLNNSDGQIVVSAFEDRDSVSTTARFVLYSADEESTRTSSTGSDEEGPRHSNGRPRPY